The following coding sequences are from one Selenomonas sputigena ATCC 35185 window:
- the nikB gene encoding nickel ABC transporter permease, with protein MKGKDLIRRLCQMLITLLGVTFLTFGLTYLAPGDPVEMILETGDTMVSQETIEKTRHELGLDRPFHEQYLHWLSGLLHGDMGMSYSAKMPVAEKLEQNLLGTLLLAGTATLMMLVVSVPCGVIAALYRNRWPDYLIRGVSFLGVSMPSFWVGLLLLFVFGLKLGLFPISGGEVTLEGLILPSATLAILLSSKYTRQVRIAVLEEFSQDYVIGAKARGLSMQRILWRHVLPNAFLPLITLFGLALGWLLGGVAIVEIVFGWPGIGRLAVRAIEMRDYPLLEGFVLWTAIFYMVVNFLVDLSYVYLDPRLKKGERP; from the coding sequence TTGAAAGGAAAAGATTTGATACGTCGCCTGTGTCAGATGCTCATCACGCTTTTGGGCGTTACATTCTTGACATTCGGTCTGACGTATCTCGCTCCCGGTGATCCTGTAGAGATGATCCTGGAGACTGGCGATACGATGGTGTCGCAGGAAACTATCGAAAAGACACGTCACGAATTGGGGCTTGACCGTCCCTTCCATGAGCAGTATCTGCACTGGCTTTCCGGCTTGCTGCATGGCGATATGGGCATGAGCTATTCCGCCAAGATGCCGGTTGCCGAAAAGCTTGAGCAGAATCTTCTCGGCACGCTGCTTCTGGCAGGAACAGCAACCTTGATGATGCTCGTCGTTTCTGTGCCTTGCGGAGTCATCGCAGCTTTATATCGCAACCGTTGGCCGGATTATTTGATTCGCGGCGTGTCCTTTCTCGGCGTTTCGATGCCAAGCTTCTGGGTCGGCTTGCTGCTTCTCTTCGTCTTCGGTTTGAAATTGGGACTGTTCCCGATTTCGGGCGGCGAGGTCACTCTGGAAGGGTTGATTCTTCCGTCTGCAACCCTGGCGATCCTCCTGTCTTCCAAGTATACGAGGCAGGTGCGTATCGCCGTGCTCGAAGAGTTCAGTCAGGATTACGTCATCGGCGCCAAGGCTCGCGGTCTGTCCATGCAGCGCATTCTGTGGCGCCATGTGCTGCCCAATGCGTTTTTGCCGCTCATCACGCTCTTCGGTTTGGCTCTAGGCTGGCTCTTGGGCGGTGTGGCGATCGTCGAGATCGTCTTCGGCTGGCCCGGCATAGGCCGCCTGGCGGTGCGGGCGATCGAGATGCGAGACTATCCGTTGTTGGAGGGATTCGTTCTCTGGACAGCCATCTTCTACATGGTAGTCAACTTCCTTGTGGATCTGTCCTATGTGTATCTTGATCCGCGCCTGAAGAAGGGGGAGAGGCCATGA
- the nikC gene encoding nickel transporter permease, which translates to MSKDAKLLRFYSILAGLIFLTALLAPFILTQDPYESSMQQAFLPPSAEHWFGTDKLGRDLFTRVIYGARISVFMSLTVVILIAGIGSAIGVVAGYVGGKVDTIIMRLADMFLAFPGIVLAIAIAGMMGGSVVNAILALVAVGWTKYARLARSMTLKVRQQDYIAAAVTNGTRPVQMFFRHIAPNILSIILVTAAVDIGAMMMELAGLSFLGFGAQPPTPEWGLMLNEGRQALQTAPWLMLFPGAAIVLVVAVFNLWGDALRDWLDPNKAS; encoded by the coding sequence ATGAGCAAGGACGCAAAGCTCCTGCGCTTCTATTCCATATTGGCAGGGTTGATCTTCCTCACAGCGCTTCTCGCGCCCTTCATCTTGACGCAGGATCCCTATGAGTCGTCGATGCAGCAGGCATTTCTGCCGCCTTCCGCCGAGCATTGGTTCGGAACGGATAAACTCGGGCGCGATCTCTTTACGCGCGTGATTTACGGCGCGCGCATATCGGTGTTCATGTCTTTGACGGTCGTCATCCTCATCGCCGGCATCGGCTCTGCCATCGGCGTCGTTGCCGGCTATGTCGGCGGCAAGGTGGATACGATCATCATGCGCCTTGCCGATATGTTCCTCGCCTTTCCGGGCATCGTGCTGGCGATTGCCATTGCGGGCATGATGGGCGGCAGCGTGGTCAATGCCATCCTCGCTCTTGTCGCCGTCGGTTGGACGAAGTATGCACGCCTGGCGCGCAGCATGACGCTGAAGGTGCGCCAGCAGGATTATATCGCGGCGGCTGTGACGAACGGCACGCGTCCCGTGCAGATGTTTTTCCGCCATATCGCGCCCAATATCCTTTCCATCATACTGGTGACGGCAGCCGTCGATATCGGGGCGATGATGATGGAGCTGGCAGGTCTTTCGTTCCTAGGCTTTGGCGCGCAGCCGCCGACGCCGGAATGGGGACTCATGCTCAACGAAGGCAGGCAGGCACTGCAGACGGCGCCGTGGCTCATGCTGTTCCCCGGCGCCGCCATCGTCCTCGTCGTCGCCGTGTTCAATCTGTGGGGAGATGCGCTGCGCGATTGGCTTGATCCAAACAAGGCAAGCTGA
- a CDS encoding ABC transporter substrate-binding protein produces MKKWKKLLSVAMAACLSVAVFAGCGGKEASKDTLRVGVTNFADSLEPTENAFGWVVMRYGMGETLTKFDEKMNIQPWLAEKWTISDDKLTWTFKIRDGVKFSNGNPLTAEAVKASIERAFAKNTRAATFFKYTEMKAEGQNLIITTDKPAPSMPGYLADPLFLIVDVSAEKDRDFAKQGPICTGPYVCESFVKEKAVMKKNPNYWDGEVPFETVEIPSIDDPNTRAMALQSGEVDMAVNIAPGDVGLFNDTSKYHVDKIASLRTVLARINEKGILGDPKVRAAFISMCDRKSYNEVILKGTFIEGKAPVPPSLDYGFDQLSDPNHYDIERAKKLLDEAGWKDTDGDGIRDKDGKPLSVDFIIYNSRAELPIYAEAVQADGKKIGFDIKVKTVDYNLLDKIGINGEYDLLISNIITANTGDPEIYLNWYWRTNKDGDNQQNGSGYSNPEYDAKCAALAVEFDPAKRRQLMIEMQQILLNDAAALFLGYPETNIISSTKITGATMYPSDYYWITNKIRPAK; encoded by the coding sequence ATGAAAAAGTGGAAGAAGTTGCTTTCTGTTGCCATGGCGGCGTGTTTGTCCGTGGCGGTATTCGCAGGCTGCGGCGGCAAAGAGGCTTCGAAGGATACCTTGCGCGTCGGCGTGACGAACTTCGCGGACTCTCTTGAGCCGACGGAAAATGCTTTCGGCTGGGTCGTCATGCGCTACGGTATGGGCGAGACGCTGACGAAGTTTGATGAGAAGATGAACATCCAGCCGTGGCTCGCAGAGAAATGGACGATCAGCGACGACAAGCTCACGTGGACGTTCAAGATCCGCGACGGCGTGAAGTTCTCGAACGGGAACCCGCTGACGGCAGAGGCTGTCAAGGCCTCCATCGAGCGCGCCTTTGCCAAGAACACGCGCGCCGCGACGTTCTTCAAGTACACGGAGATGAAGGCGGAAGGACAGAATCTCATCATCACGACGGACAAGCCGGCGCCGAGTATGCCCGGCTACCTCGCCGACCCGCTCTTCCTCATCGTCGATGTGTCGGCGGAAAAGGATCGCGACTTTGCAAAGCAGGGACCGATCTGCACGGGGCCTTACGTCTGCGAATCCTTCGTCAAGGAAAAGGCAGTCATGAAGAAGAATCCCAATTACTGGGACGGCGAGGTGCCGTTCGAAACGGTGGAGATTCCTTCGATCGACGATCCGAATACGCGCGCCATGGCGCTCCAGTCCGGTGAAGTGGACATGGCTGTGAACATCGCCCCGGGCGACGTTGGCTTGTTCAACGATACGAGCAAGTATCATGTCGACAAGATTGCCTCGCTGCGCACGGTGCTCGCGCGCATCAACGAAAAGGGCATCCTCGGCGATCCCAAGGTTCGCGCTGCGTTCATCAGCATGTGTGACCGCAAATCGTACAACGAAGTGATCTTGAAGGGCACCTTCATCGAAGGCAAGGCTCCTGTTCCTCCTTCCCTTGATTATGGTTTTGATCAGCTTTCCGACCCCAACCACTACGATATCGAGCGTGCCAAGAAGCTGCTTGATGAGGCAGGCTGGAAGGATACGGACGGCGACGGCATCCGCGACAAGGACGGCAAGCCTCTGAGCGTCGACTTCATCATCTACAACAGCCGCGCCGAACTGCCGATCTATGCGGAAGCCGTGCAGGCGGACGGCAAGAAGATCGGTTTTGACATCAAGGTGAAGACGGTCGACTACAATCTGCTCGACAAGATCGGTATCAACGGCGAGTATGACCTGCTGATTTCCAATATCATCACGGCAAATACGGGCGATCCCGAGATTTATCTCAACTGGTACTGGCGCACGAACAAGGACGGCGACAACCAGCAGAACGGTTCGGGCTACAGCAACCCCGAGTACGATGCAAAGTGCGCGGCTCTTGCTGTCGAGTTTGATCCGGCGAAGCGCCGTCAGCTCATGATCGAGATGCAGCAGATCCTCTTGAACGATGCAGCTGCGCTCTTCCTCGGCTATCCTGAGACGAACATCATCAGCTCGACGAAGATCACGGGTGCGACGATGTATCCGTCCGATTACTATTGGATCACGAACAAGATTCGCCCGGCGAAGTAA
- a CDS encoding ABC transporter ATP-binding protein, whose amino-acid sequence MLLEVKNLHIQYAGTEMVHGISFSLDSGEVLSLVGESGSGKTSVIRAILGCLPHEGRVNEGEIIFSGVNMLENTPKMWRDISGRNISMIFQDSGSMMNPIRTIGSQFVEYILEHSSMDPQKAEKEAKEMLDKMQLPNPDTIMDSFPFELSGGMRQRVGVAMAMFFRPQLLLADEPTSALDVTTQAQVVKELMKICREDGTAIILVTHNLGVATYMSDKIMVMQNGHVVEEGTSEAIIENPQANYTKELLHSVPQIGGMSYAS is encoded by the coding sequence ATGCTTCTTGAGGTCAAGAACCTCCATATCCAATATGCCGGCACCGAGATGGTGCATGGCATAAGTTTTTCCCTCGATTCCGGTGAAGTGTTGTCACTCGTGGGCGAGAGCGGCAGCGGCAAGACCAGCGTCATACGCGCGATCTTGGGCTGCCTCCCCCACGAGGGGCGCGTGAATGAAGGCGAGATCATTTTTTCCGGCGTGAACATGCTGGAAAATACGCCGAAGATGTGGCGCGACATCAGCGGGCGCAACATCTCGATGATTTTTCAGGACAGCGGCAGCATGATGAATCCCATACGCACGATTGGCAGCCAGTTTGTCGAGTACATCCTGGAGCACAGCTCGATGGACCCACAGAAGGCGGAAAAAGAGGCGAAGGAAATGCTGGACAAGATGCAGCTTCCGAACCCCGATACCATCATGGACAGCTTTCCCTTTGAGCTTTCAGGCGGCATGCGCCAGCGTGTCGGCGTCGCCATGGCGATGTTCTTTCGGCCGCAGCTCCTCTTGGCAGATGAGCCGACTTCGGCACTCGACGTCACGACACAGGCGCAGGTGGTCAAGGAACTGATGAAAATCTGCCGCGAGGACGGCACGGCCATCATCCTCGTCACGCACAACCTAGGCGTTGCCACCTATATGTCGGACAAGATCATGGTCATGCAGAACGGGCACGTCGTGGAAGAGGGAACGTCTGAGGCGATCATCGAAAACCCGCAGGCGAACTACACGAAGGAACTCCTGCATTCCGTGCCGCAGATCGGGGGTATGTCGTATGCCAGTTAA
- a CDS encoding ABC transporter ATP-binding protein, with product MPVKNEEVLRIEHITKRFPTADGRALTACDDVSFSLCKGETLGIVGESGCGKSTLVKTLMQLHKPTEGKIFFQNKEITSLTGEEARQNRRNIQMVFQDPGTAFNPKMKIKDILAEPLRNFGLLKTSAAEKAKELLNLVELPAEFAERYPGNMSGGQRQRVGIARALALEPEILVCDEATSALDVSVQGKVVELLAKLQKEKGISILFICHDLALVALLTHRVVVMYLGNVVEILRAKDLPEAKHPYTQALMKSVFPLQPKGKADVQLLRGEIPSPLDVPKGCPFQNRCDKCMPVCKEKKPQRRELAPGHIVACHLFAQDQEETKGA from the coding sequence ATGCCAGTTAAAAACGAAGAAGTCCTGCGCATCGAGCATATCACGAAGCGTTTCCCCACAGCTGACGGCCGTGCGCTCACGGCCTGCGATGATGTGAGTTTCTCCCTGTGCAAGGGGGAAACTCTCGGCATCGTGGGCGAGAGCGGCTGCGGCAAGAGTACGCTGGTCAAGACGCTCATGCAGCTTCATAAGCCGACGGAGGGCAAGATTTTCTTTCAGAACAAGGAAATCACATCTCTTACGGGAGAAGAAGCGCGGCAGAATCGCCGCAACATCCAGATGGTCTTTCAAGACCCCGGTACGGCGTTCAATCCCAAGATGAAGATCAAGGACATCCTTGCCGAACCTTTGCGCAACTTCGGACTTTTGAAGACGAGTGCAGCGGAAAAGGCGAAGGAGCTATTGAACCTCGTCGAACTTCCCGCAGAATTTGCCGAGCGTTATCCCGGCAATATGAGCGGCGGGCAGAGGCAGCGCGTCGGCATTGCACGTGCGCTGGCGCTTGAGCCGGAAATCCTCGTCTGCGATGAGGCGACGAGTGCGCTCGACGTCTCCGTGCAGGGAAAGGTCGTCGAACTTCTGGCAAAACTGCAGAAGGAGAAGGGCATCTCCATCCTCTTCATCTGCCATGACCTGGCGCTCGTCGCGTTGCTCACGCACCGCGTCGTCGTCATGTATCTAGGCAATGTCGTCGAAATCCTGCGCGCAAAGGATCTGCCTGAGGCGAAGCATCCCTATACGCAGGCCTTGATGAAGTCGGTCTTTCCGCTGCAGCCCAAGGGCAAGGCGGACGTTCAGCTTCTTCGCGGCGAGATTCCAAGTCCGCTCGATGTGCCCAAGGGCTGTCCTTTTCAGAATCGCTGTGACAAGTGCATGCCGGTCTGCAAGGAAAAGAAGCCTCAGCGCAGGGAGCTTGCACCGGGTCATATCGTAGCATGTCACCTTTTTGCACAAGATCAAGAAGAGACAAAGGGCGCCTGA
- a CDS encoding MATE family efflux transporter produces MTLTAHDRKYLAIAMPAAMEGVFMNLLGMADLVMVGALGTLSIAAIGVFEQPRMVLLTVARSFASVIVLLVARHVGAGRRQEAGEALLHSVFITMPVLAVMHFAAFLFVDDVLLLMGAKEEYFALAHSYAAIAVAAVFFLSMATLLQAVLIGFGNTALVLAVNVTSNVINVIGNAFLIFGLGPFPALGVEGAAIATLLGSLFAFLATLVALFRLGIFREVQKILPDLPFLREFGRLFAGIFGEMGCERVGMVLYSRMAVELGTIPFAVHSICMNFCDLYYGFAQGMGKASMVLAGQSCGARRIHGWRAYLRAGVRWGLAFSLLAAVLTAVFPTSIIGFYDRDPAVITMGTPIMLFVAAVSFPEALALIFAGVLRGSGKTGQVAMCYFVSVTFLRPIFTAFLLYGMGLGILGAWIALAFDQCLRAAASGFLVRRVRVAELMGKD; encoded by the coding sequence ATGACATTGACCGCTCACGATCGCAAGTATCTCGCAATCGCTATGCCTGCCGCCATGGAAGGCGTATTCATGAATCTCTTGGGCATGGCGGATCTCGTCATGGTCGGCGCCTTGGGCACGCTGTCCATTGCGGCAATCGGCGTCTTCGAGCAGCCGCGCATGGTGCTTCTGACCGTTGCGCGTTCCTTTGCCTCCGTGATCGTGCTCTTGGTGGCACGTCATGTCGGGGCGGGAAGACGGCAAGAAGCGGGGGAGGCTCTTCTGCATTCGGTGTTCATCACGATGCCGGTTCTTGCTGTCATGCACTTTGCAGCCTTTCTCTTCGTAGACGATGTGCTTCTCCTCATGGGAGCAAAAGAGGAGTATTTCGCTCTTGCACACAGCTATGCGGCGATTGCCGTTGCGGCAGTCTTCTTTCTGTCCATGGCGACACTTCTGCAGGCAGTGCTCATCGGCTTCGGCAATACGGCGCTCGTGCTTGCTGTCAATGTGACGAGCAATGTCATCAATGTCATAGGCAATGCATTCCTGATTTTCGGTCTCGGGCCATTTCCGGCGCTTGGCGTCGAGGGCGCGGCAATTGCTACGCTTCTAGGCTCGTTATTTGCTTTCCTTGCTACGCTCGTCGCGCTTTTTCGCCTGGGAATCTTTCGTGAAGTGCAGAAGATTCTTCCCGATCTGCCATTCTTGCGAGAATTTGGCCGCCTCTTCGCCGGAATTTTCGGCGAGATGGGCTGCGAGCGCGTCGGCATGGTGCTTTATTCGCGCATGGCTGTGGAACTTGGTACGATTCCCTTCGCCGTACACAGCATCTGCATGAATTTCTGCGACCTTTACTATGGCTTTGCTCAAGGTATGGGAAAGGCGAGCATGGTGCTTGCCGGCCAGTCCTGCGGCGCACGCCGCATACACGGCTGGCGCGCCTACCTGCGTGCAGGCGTCCGGTGGGGGCTGGCATTCTCTCTGCTCGCCGCAGTATTGACGGCAGTTTTCCCAACTTCCATCATCGGTTTCTACGACCGCGATCCTGCGGTCATCACCATGGGAACGCCCATCATGCTCTTCGTGGCTGCAGTGAGCTTCCCTGAGGCCTTGGCGCTGATTTTTGCCGGCGTCCTGCGCGGCAGCGGCAAAACGGGTCAGGTGGCGATGTGCTACTTTGTCAGCGTGACTTTTCTGCGTCCCATCTTCACTGCATTCCTGCTCTATGGCATGGGGCTTGGCATCTTGGGCGCATGGATTGCGCTCGCCTTTGACCAATGCTTACGCGCAGCGGCATCGGGCTTCCTCGTACGGCGCGTGCGTGTCGCAGAGCTGATGGGCAAGGATTAA
- a CDS encoding S-layer homology domain-containing protein, giving the protein MNKKFLTAALAAALSCTTVSAFAAANPFADVPRDHWAYDAVAELADEGVIEGYGDGTYRGENEITRYEMAQMVAKAMAKEDQANAQQKAMIDRLAAEFSAELSNLGVRVANLEDRIDNVKWGGEMRYTAKKTMFHDGSDSSMNRLELRLKPVATINDHWLVRARIDGRADMKTDTAGSMQLKQANVEGHYGAWTIEAGMFPVWTEQGVILDDSISGGQVTYAGDKVTAVLTGGRIGKGRFVARYTPDGSDIYPFKSTGDFGKAALTFRPSSKFDITGEYVHIGGVDTENYTPETKRYGSNDLGIWGVGASYKFDKNVKLSGYYGENTKGDLDKKFNRNYNAELRYKGASKADHGSFGLYAAYRHLGNMSVVAPTFSGAEASWKGWEVGGEYTFAKNIVGYVAYFDGENIVDNGRDVKKLWSRIRYFF; this is encoded by the coding sequence ATGAACAAGAAGTTTTTGACGGCAGCGCTTGCTGCGGCACTTTCCTGCACGACAGTTTCCGCCTTTGCGGCGGCGAATCCCTTCGCCGATGTGCCTAGGGATCATTGGGCCTACGATGCCGTGGCTGAGCTTGCTGATGAAGGCGTCATCGAGGGCTATGGCGACGGCACGTATCGCGGCGAGAATGAGATCACGCGCTATGAGATGGCGCAGATGGTCGCCAAGGCAATGGCGAAGGAAGATCAGGCCAATGCACAGCAGAAGGCAATGATTGACCGCCTCGCAGCCGAGTTCTCCGCAGAGCTCAGCAACCTCGGCGTGCGCGTCGCCAACCTTGAAGACCGCATCGACAACGTGAAGTGGGGCGGCGAGATGCGCTACACGGCTAAAAAGACGATGTTCCATGATGGATCGGATTCTTCTATGAACCGTTTGGAACTTCGCTTGAAGCCCGTCGCCACAATCAACGATCACTGGCTCGTGCGCGCTCGAATCGACGGCCGCGCTGATATGAAGACCGATACGGCAGGTTCGATGCAGCTCAAGCAGGCGAATGTCGAAGGTCACTACGGCGCATGGACGATTGAAGCAGGCATGTTTCCTGTGTGGACGGAGCAGGGCGTCATCTTGGATGACAGTATCTCCGGCGGACAGGTCACCTATGCGGGCGACAAGGTCACGGCGGTTCTGACGGGAGGCCGTATCGGCAAGGGCAGGTTTGTTGCTCGCTATACGCCTGATGGCTCAGATATTTATCCTTTCAAATCGACTGGCGACTTCGGCAAGGCGGCGCTGACCTTCCGCCCGAGCAGCAAATTTGACATCACGGGAGAGTACGTCCATATCGGAGGAGTTGATACCGAAAACTATACTCCCGAAACGAAAAGATACGGCAGCAACGATCTTGGCATCTGGGGCGTCGGCGCGAGCTACAAATTTGACAAGAATGTCAAGCTCAGCGGGTACTATGGAGAGAACACGAAGGGCGACCTCGACAAGAAGTTCAACCGCAACTACAATGCCGAGCTTAGGTACAAGGGCGCTTCGAAGGCTGACCACGGCTCCTTCGGCCTTTACGCTGCCTACCGTCATCTCGGCAACATGAGCGTCGTCGCGCCGACGTTCTCGGGGGCTGAGGCCAGCTGGAAGGGCTGGGAAGTCGGTGGCGAGTATACGTTCGCGAAGAACATCGTCGGCTATGTTGCCTACTTTGATGGCGAGAATATCGTGGACAATGGGCGAGATGTAAAGAAACTCTGGTCCCGCATCCGCTACTTCTTCTGA
- a CDS encoding YerC/YecD family TrpR-related protein has protein sequence MINEKLRNELSDQLMAAVLLLRNTEESYAFFEDICTVAELKAMAQRLEVASMLRRGNTYDAIVERTGASTATISRVKRCLNYGADGYELVLERMRQKKDEKNRQEVDEDVRK, from the coding sequence ATGATCAATGAAAAGCTGCGCAATGAGTTGAGCGATCAGCTTATGGCGGCAGTCTTGCTCCTGCGCAATACAGAGGAAAGCTATGCTTTTTTTGAGGACATTTGCACGGTCGCCGAGCTCAAGGCGATGGCACAGCGACTCGAAGTGGCGTCCATGCTGCGGCGGGGGAATACATACGATGCGATTGTGGAGCGAACGGGAGCCAGTACGGCGACGATCAGCCGCGTAAAGCGCTGCCTGAATTACGGCGCCGACGGCTACGAACTTGTGCTCGAGAGAATGCGGCAGAAAAAGGACGAAAAAAATAGGCAAGAGGTGGATGAAGATGTCCGAAAATGA
- the hisZ gene encoding ATP phosphoribosyltransferase regulatory subunit: MSENEWIFGIPYGTRDLMPQEAQEKRHVEAALMGLFRLWGYDEIATPAIEYLDTLTMGNGRCLEPQMFKLFAQDNRTLALRHEMTTPIARLVASRMREESLPLKLAYISNVFRSEQAQAGRQCEFNQGGVELIGTSAVAADAEVIALAIEGIRAAGLQDFQVCLGQVDFIGGMMRQMHFTETQQERVTFALERHDLVELAAIVEETDLPAAAKEGMKRIPTLHGKKDVLHEAYSIVLNEQGRRALDNLSEIYRLLQEYGVAEYVSFDLGVIRDLNYYTGMVFEAYAPGMGYPICGGGRYDQLLAGFGNPCPATGFALGIERLLLAKERQSQKRILPSKDCYIAYAHDKLPEALQEARKLREQGKTCETAFQAQAEQKADEYRKSKGYKELIYIS, encoded by the coding sequence ATGTCCGAAAATGAATGGATTTTTGGGATTCCCTACGGAACGCGGGATCTCATGCCGCAGGAGGCGCAGGAAAAGCGCCATGTGGAAGCGGCACTCATGGGGCTTTTTCGTCTCTGGGGCTACGATGAGATCGCGACGCCTGCTATCGAGTACCTTGACACCTTGACGATGGGAAATGGGCGCTGCCTGGAACCGCAGATGTTCAAACTCTTCGCTCAGGACAACAGGACACTGGCGCTGCGCCACGAGATGACGACGCCCATCGCGCGTCTTGTCGCGAGCCGCATGAGGGAGGAATCTCTGCCGCTGAAACTTGCCTATATCAGCAACGTTTTCCGCTCGGAGCAGGCGCAGGCGGGGCGGCAGTGCGAATTCAATCAAGGCGGCGTTGAGCTCATTGGCACAAGCGCCGTCGCGGCTGATGCCGAGGTCATCGCCTTGGCCATCGAAGGCATCCGCGCGGCAGGGCTGCAGGATTTTCAAGTCTGCCTCGGGCAGGTCGACTTCATCGGCGGCATGATGCGCCAGATGCACTTCACCGAGACGCAGCAGGAGCGCGTCACATTTGCCCTGGAGCGGCACGATCTCGTAGAGCTTGCCGCAATCGTGGAGGAAACGGATCTTCCCGCTGCGGCAAAGGAGGGCATGAAGCGAATTCCCACGCTGCACGGAAAGAAGGATGTCCTGCACGAAGCCTACAGTATTGTATTGAACGAGCAAGGGCGAAGGGCGCTCGACAATCTGTCGGAGATTTATCGCCTGTTGCAGGAATACGGCGTCGCCGAATACGTCTCTTTCGATCTCGGTGTGATTCGCGACTTGAATTATTATACGGGGATGGTGTTCGAGGCGTACGCCCCGGGGATGGGCTATCCTATATGCGGCGGCGGGCGCTACGACCAACTGCTTGCGGGCTTCGGCAATCCTTGCCCCGCCACGGGTTTCGCGCTGGGCATCGAGCGCCTGCTTCTTGCAAAGGAGCGTCAGAGTCAAAAGCGAATCCTGCCATCCAAAGACTGCTACATCGCCTATGCACACGACAAACTGCCCGAAGCGCTGCAAGAGGCAAGGAAACTGCGTGAGCAGGGGAAGACATGCGAAACGGCGTTTCAGGCGCAGGCAGAGCAGAAGGCCGACGAGTACAGAAAATCCAAGGGCTATAAAGAGCTCATCTACATTTCATGA
- a CDS encoding HD domain-containing protein gives MKQRVLQFLHALTAHLNESDHAFVRRFLDEGERVLFYAMDLIDQRHALHTAYTALELAHKKNGVDEIFLVRIALLHDVGRVKGDLGLWGKVAVVLLNRFLPHFSHRHATVSRDGIFGFWRHALYVYYHHAEIGSEKLRLLGCSREASVVRLHHASPTAEDSMELQLLRQADSLN, from the coding sequence ATGAAACAGAGGGTTCTGCAATTCCTCCATGCCCTCACAGCGCATCTGAATGAAAGCGATCATGCTTTTGTGCGCCGGTTTCTTGACGAAGGGGAGCGTGTGCTGTTCTATGCGATGGACCTCATCGATCAGCGTCATGCGCTTCATACGGCGTATACGGCATTGGAATTGGCACACAAAAAAAACGGCGTGGACGAAATTTTTCTCGTGCGCATCGCTCTCCTGCACGATGTGGGGCGCGTGAAAGGCGACCTCGGCCTTTGGGGAAAGGTCGCCGTCGTTCTCCTGAACCGCTTTCTGCCGCATTTTTCGCACCGTCATGCGACTGTCTCGCGCGATGGCATCTTCGGTTTTTGGCGTCATGCACTTTACGTCTATTATCATCATGCCGAAATCGGCAGTGAGAAATTGCGTCTCTTGGGATGCAGCAGGGAAGCGTCCGTCGTGCGTCTGCACCACGCTTCGCCCACAGCCGAAGATTCGATGGAACTGCAGTTGCTGCGGCAGGCGGACAGTCTGAATTAG
- the hisG gene encoding ATP phosphoribosyltransferase — protein MDINGKDYLTIAFPKGKLFGLSKELFSRVGYTAEGLEEKSRKLIISNEEKKIRFIVAKTADVPTYVEYGAADIGVIGKDVLAEAEKDVYEVLDLGFGKCHLMMAVDKAQRRAKLADYAHTRVATKFPHIAEQFFTKKGMQMEYIKLNGSIELGPLVGLSESIVDIVETGTTLKENNLEEIAHIMDATARLIVNRVSYKLKFERIYRLVEDLRSALESGEAKS, from the coding sequence ATGGATATAAACGGAAAGGACTACTTGACGATTGCTTTTCCGAAGGGCAAGCTTTTTGGGCTGTCCAAAGAGCTTTTTTCCCGCGTCGGCTATACGGCGGAGGGACTGGAAGAGAAATCGCGCAAGCTCATCATTTCCAATGAGGAAAAGAAGATTCGCTTCATCGTCGCGAAGACGGCGGACGTGCCGACGTATGTCGAATACGGTGCGGCGGACATCGGCGTCATTGGCAAGGATGTCCTCGCGGAAGCGGAAAAGGACGTTTATGAAGTCCTCGACCTCGGCTTTGGCAAGTGCCATCTGATGATGGCGGTCGATAAAGCGCAGAGGAGAGCAAAGCTCGCCGACTATGCGCATACGCGCGTCGCTACGAAGTTTCCTCATATAGCGGAGCAGTTTTTTACAAAAAAAGGCATGCAGATGGAATACATCAAGCTCAATGGATCCATCGAGCTTGGTCCCTTGGTCGGGCTTTCCGAGAGCATCGTGGACATTGTGGAAACGGGCACGACGCTCAAGGAGAACAATCTTGAGGAAATCGCGCACATCATGGATGCGACGGCGCGGCTCATCGTCAATCGCGTGAGCTACAAGCTGAAGTTTGAGCGGATCTACCGCCTGGTCGAAGATTTGCGCAGTGCGTTGGAAAGCGGGGAAGCAAAATCATGA